The DNA sequence CGCTACCCTGGTACCAGGATGCCCTGCCCAATGCCCGATCTACTGCTAAACGGCAGGGGTTTGCGGGCGTTCGTTGGCAAAAAATGACGAGCCCGGAAGCGCTCAGTAGCCCTTCTAGCGTAGGTGAATTCCTGGTTTGGCAGCAGCCCCATCCCATCTATTTTGCGGAATTGGTTTATCGTCAAAAGCCTACACAGGAAACTTTGGAAAAGTACCAGGAGATTATATTTGAAACAGCCGATTTCATGGCTGACTTTGCTCAACTCAGTAAAACCGATGGCAAGTATCACCTTTGTGCTCCGATCATACCCGCCCAGGAGATTTTTCACGCCACGGAAACCAACGATCCTCCGTTTGAAGTGGCCTACTGGCATTACGCGCTTGGCGTAGCACAACAGTGGCGCCTCCGTTTGGGATTGGAACCTAACCCAGAATGGCAGGAGGTGTTGGATGGACTCGCTCCCCTCCCCCAACATGATGGCTTGTACCTCCCTTGTGCAGGAGCTACTGAGGCTTACACCGATGATGAAAATCGCAGAGACCACCCCATTGTCACCGGTGTCCTGGGCATGTTGCCCGCCGGCCCGCACGTAGATCCCGCCATCATGGGAGCTACTTTCGACGAAATCATGGATAACTGGCAATGGGAAACGACCTGGGGTTGGGATTACCCTATGCTAGCGATGTCGGCAGCTCGTTTGGGAAAACAAGATCAAGCCATTGAAGCCTTGTTTTTGGCTGCGAATAAGAATACCTACCTCTTAAATGGACATAATTACCAGGACGAAAGGCTACGTCTCTATCTACCCGGTAACGGTGGTTTACTCACGGCCGTAGCCATGATGGCTGCGGGTTGGGACGGAGCACCAGACATTGCCCACCCAGGCTTCCCGCAAGATGGCACCTGGAATATCCGTTGGGAAAACTTACAGCGGATGCCCTAAACGCATTATTTGCAATACTATCATGAAAACAAAGCTATTATGAAATATCTCACACTTCTGCTTTTTACCTTGCTGCTGGGAGCATGTCGCACGACAGCCAAGCTTCCAGAAACCGACCGTATTCTGGCTGATTTGCGTTTAGCCAATTCCTACTTTATGGAAAAATGGCCGGACACCGGTAAACGCATCGTCACCAATAAATCACGTGCTAGTAATATCTGGACCCGTGCCGTTTATTACGAAGGCTTAATGGCATTGCACCGGCTCGATCCCCAGCCCGCCTACTATGATTACGCCGTTGACTGGGCGACCTTCCACAATTGGGACCTGCGGGATGGCGACACCTATACGCGTAACGCAGATAATCAATGTGCCGGGCAAACCTACATTGAGCTGTACCAAATCGATCCACAACCCGAACGGATCAAATCCATCAAAGCTTCCATTGACAGCATGATGAATACCGATAAGATTGATGACTGGAACTGGATTGATGCCATTCAGATGGGGATGCCCATCTTTGCTCAACTAGGCGTTTTGTACGATGATCCTGCCTACTTTGAACGCATGTACCAGATGTATAGCTTTGCTAAGAACGAGCACGGTGACAATGGTCTATACAATCCCGCCGATCACCTTTGGTGGCGAGATGCTGACTTTGACCCACCTTACACCGAACCCAACGGCGAAGATGCTTACTGGTCGCGGGGAAATGGCTGGGTAGTTATGGCCCTGGCCCGGGTATTGGAATTGATCCCGGAAGACGAGCCCCACCGTGCGGAATACGTCCAGGATTTCAAAGATATGATGGCAGCCCTCCTTAAAGTACAGCGAGAGGATGGTTTCTGGAACGTAAGTCTACACGATCCTACTCACTTTGGTGGCAAAGAAACTTCAGGTACCGCCATGTTTGTTTACGGCATGGCCTGGGGCGTCAATAACAATATCTTAGATCGCAAAACCTACGTACCAGCACTGACCAAAGGCTGGAATGCCATCACCAAAGACGCTTTGCACGACAACGGTTTCCTAGGTTATTTACAAAGTACGGGCAAAGAACCCAAAGACGGGCAACCTCTCAGCTACGATAAGATTCCTGACTTTGAAGACTACGGTCTGGGGGCTTTCCTCCTGGCGGGTACCGAAGTTTATAAGCTGGCTAATTGATCGAATTAAAGAATCTAAAAAATACACTTCATGAATATTCAAGCCAAATCACTAACGAAGCTCTTATTGGGAGATTCAATTCGGACAATTTTCCGAAGGTCTTACACCAAGCCATTCCTCGGACTCATTACATTTTTAGCCATCAGCCTGAGTGCTTGTACTCCGCCAGCGGAAGAAACTGCTGCGGTAAAGGTCACCATTGACGAAGCGGGCTACCCTGTGGTTACCATAGAGAACGCTGGCGGTGCGCCCGTAGTCATGCAAGCCGTTTCAGCGACCATTGGCAGTATCGGCTTTGATCGGGGCGGACAACAAACCTGGGTAACCGGCGCCCCGGAAACCACCAAAAAAGAAGACGGAAAAACGGTTTACCAATGGACTACCGACAGCGGTAAGGTATCCTTGACCGTTGAACCCGCCGAAGGAGATGACCTACTCGTTCACCTCGCCATCGACAGCAAATCCGAGGAACATCACCAATGGCTGATCAACCTGGCGGCGAGTCAGGAAGAATACTTTACGGGTATTTTCGAACGTGTAGTAGATGGTGGTCAGCAAGAATCCTGGAAAGACGGTATCAGCACCGGCATGAACTTGCGGGGAGAACGGGTGGAAATGCACCTCAAACCCACGGTTTCGGCCTACGCTCCTTTCTATATTTCTTCTGCTGGCTATGGCTTCTTTGCGCACGGTACCTGGCCGGGGGTCTTTGATTTTGCGCAAGCAAATCCCAATTCCGTTCAAATCTCGTTTGAAGGGCCAGCCCTAACTTATCAACTCTACCTTGGCAAAGGCGTGAAAGAAATTGTTCAGCAACATGCTTTGGAGACGGGTCCATCCTTGGTTCCTCCAGCATGGGCACTGGGGCCTTGGCGCTGGCGCGATGAGCATTTCAACAAGGATACTTATTACGACGGAACGCCCAAAACAGCTCCCTATAATACGGATGTGGTAGAGGACGTGCTCATGATGAAAGCCTACGATATTCCCTGTACAGCCCACTGGATTGATCGCCCCTGGGGGCCTGGTGTTCGTGGTTTTGATGATTATGATTTTGATTTAGACCGTTTGCCAGAACCAGAAAAGATGATCTCCTGGTTGAACAAAAATGACGTTGAACTCATGCTTTGGATCGGACCCTTCGTGATGGGAGAGATGGCGGATTATGCCGAAGAAAACAACTACGATCTACAAAGTCACCGTTGGAAAGACTCTCGTCAGGTGCTCATGGATTTCACCAATCCAGAAGCGGTGGCCTGGTGGGGCGAAAACGGTCCGGGTAAGCTCGCACGCATGGGCGTAAAAGGCTTTAAATTGGATCGCGCCGACGGAGAAAAACTCCAGGACTCCCTCCACCTGCTAACCCACGCCGGAACGACCTACCGGGAAAACTTCAATGATTATCCCCGCCAATATGTAGAAGCTACTTATAAGGCAGTACAACCCGTACTGGGCGACGATTTTGTCCTCTTTCCACGGGCGCAATACACGGGCAGTGCTAAATTCGGCAGCATGTGGGCTGGTGATACCAATGGCAAACCCGAAGGGCTACGCTCGGCCATCATTGCGATGCAACGTTGTGCCGTGATGGGGTACCCCGTGTGGGGATCAGATATTGGCGGTTACTGGGGCGATTTCTCACAGGAAACCACCAAACGCTGGCTAGGACTGGGCTGCTTCTCACCGATTATGGAAACGGGGCCGACCAACAACACCGGTTTTTGGAATAACCCGGAAGCTCCCGTTTACGATCCTGAGCTGATTGCGACCTGGCGCCTGTACTCCAAGCTGCGGATGAAGCTGGTCCCTTACGTCAGCAAGCTGGCGGAAGAAGCGCGCGCAACGGGTACACCGATCGCTCGTCCATTATTCCTTGAATATCCTGAACAAAAGGAAGCCTGGGAAGATTGGCAGACTTATCTCTTTGGTCCTGATTTGCTGGTTTCCGTGGTTTGGGAATCCGGCAAAACCAGCCATCGTGTTTATTTGCCCGCAGGCGCCCAATGGATAGACGCCTGGGATACCACCAAGGAATACGAAGGCGGGCAGTACATCACCGTGGATGCTCCTGCTTATAAAACGCCTGTCTTCCTGCGGAAGGGTACGGATCTGGAATTGGGTGATTTGAATGCCCTCTACCAGGAATCGCTAAAAATTGCTGCAACTAAGCCCGATCTGGCAGCGATGGAAAGTAAAGAAACCTGGTAATCATGCGAATTACCTATTTACTGTTTTTGGGTAGCCTCTTTCTTCTGACGAGTGTTCAGAAGGAAGAGGCTGATCCACCCAACATCATCTTCATCATGGTTGACGATCTCGGCTATGCAGACTTGGGCTGTTACGGGCAGCAGGTCATCCAGACGCCACGGATCGATGCGCTGGCGGCGGAAGGTATCCGTTTTACGCAGTGCTATGCCGGGTCTACGGTATGTGCGCCCTCGCGCTCAGTCCTGATTACGGGGCAGCATACCGGACACACCACAGTGCGAGGAAACATGGGCATTGGTGGCGTCATTGGGTTGGGAGGCGCTGCCGGGCGTATTCCCTTGCAAGCGCAAGATACGACCATTGCGGAGCTGTTAAAAACCGCTGGCTATACCACCGGCATGATTGGCAAATGGGGCCTGGGTGAACCCGCAACGACGGGCATGCCCGACCAACAAGGGTTCGATTATTTTTACGGCTACCTCAACCAGCGGCGCGCACATACCTATTTTCCAGATTACGTTTGGCGCAACGACCAGCGGGTAGAATTCCCTGAGAATGAGAACTCGCGGCATAATGATTATATTCAAAACCATTTTCTTGCCGAATCCTTAGACTTCATTGAACGACATCATAAGGAGCCGTTTTTTCTCTATCTGCCCTACACTTTACCCCACGACGAGTATGAGATTGACCATCAGGGACGGTTTGCAGATTCTACGCATTGGACGGAGCCTGAACGCACCTACGCAGCAATGGTCGAACGTATGGATCGGGACGTTGGCAGGGTATTGGATCAGTTGGACAAGTACGGCTTAGCAGAAAACACCATGGTCTTCTTCTGTTCCGACAACGGTGCCGCTCAACGCTGGGACGGGCGCTTTGATAGCTCTGGTCCATTGCGTGGCCGCAAACGGGACCTGTACGAAGGCGGTATCAGGGTACCCATGATCGTTCGTTTCCCCGGACAGATAGCCGCTGGATCTAGCAGTGACCTCCCCTGGACTTTTGCTGATGTATTGCCTACCTTATGTGCTATTGCGAACGTCAAACCACCTGTAAACATTGACGGTAGCAACCTCTGGGGACATTTCATGGGGCAAGTCTCCGAGGCTCCTCTCTATGATCGCACCCTTTACTGGGAATTCCACGAAAGGGGCTTCCAGCAAGCAGTTCGTAAAAGCAATTATAAAGCCATCCGTTTAGGGCCAGACCAGGCGTGGGAGCTTTACAATTTGTACAATGATCCTGGGGAAGAGGAGAATATTGCCGAAAAATTCCCGCTCATCACAAAAGAATTGTCCGGAGAAGCGACGAAGGAGCACGTGCCTTCGCATTTCTTTCCGATACTCCGGGAAGGTGTTCGTCGCAAAGTAGTTTTGATTGGAGATTCCACAGTAAAAAACGGCAGCAAAGACGAAGACCTGTGCGGTTGGGGAGAAGTGTTGACTCCCTTTTTTGATACGACGAAAGTCGAAATCATCAACCAGGCCCGTGGTGGACGCAGCAGTAAAACCTACCTCAAAGAAGGCCTCTGGGCCGAAACCCTGGCGATGGTTGGCGAAGGAGATTTCGTGATCATGCAATTCGGCCATAACGACGGTGGGCCTATTTTTACACAAAAAGAACGCGGTTCGCTACTGGGTACGGGTGAAGGTTTTCAAATCGAGAAGCTATCCTCTACGGACCAAGCCGATACTGTTCACACCTACGGCTGGTATTTGCGGCAGTATATCAGAGACACTAAAGCCAAAGGGGCTATACCCATCGTATGTTCCATGGTACCTCGCAATCGCTGGGTCGATGGTGCCGTCGAGCGAACTGCGGATAGCTACGGCGGATGGGCTGCCCAAGTGGCCCGCGAAGAGCAGACGTATTTTATTGATTTGAATGAAAACGTCGCGGCCATTTACGATACCATTGGGGAGGAGCAGTTGTGGAAGCAATATTTCAAGGAAGACCACACACATACCACCTGCTACGGTGCGGAACTCAACGCCAAAAGTGTTGCCTTGGGTTTGCGAGAACTCCCCTATTGTCCGCTGGCCACGTTTTTGAACTTACCTAAATGAGTCCGCTATGAAGACAACACTGCCCATTACATTGCTGGTGCTGCTTTCTCTAGCCTGTCAGCGACAAGCGGATACCGTCTATCTTTTTTCTTTTTTTAAAAACAATGGACAAGACGGTCTCCACCTTGCTTACAGCAGTGATGGGCTGAACTGGACAGCCTTGAACAACAACCAGTCTTATTTGGCACCCACCGTTGGCGAAGCCAAACTGATGCGTGATCCTTGTATCATTCGAGGTGGCGATGGGCGCTTCCACCTGGTTTGGACCGCTGGCTGGAACGAGAAAGGAATCGGCTACGCGCATTCCGATGACTTAGTAAACTGGTCCGAACAACAGTACCTTCCCGTCATGGAACACGAACCAGAAGCACT is a window from the Lewinella sp. LCG006 genome containing:
- a CDS encoding sulfatase-like hydrolase/transferase — protein: MRITYLLFLGSLFLLTSVQKEEADPPNIIFIMVDDLGYADLGCYGQQVIQTPRIDALAAEGIRFTQCYAGSTVCAPSRSVLITGQHTGHTTVRGNMGIGGVIGLGGAAGRIPLQAQDTTIAELLKTAGYTTGMIGKWGLGEPATTGMPDQQGFDYFYGYLNQRRAHTYFPDYVWRNDQRVEFPENENSRHNDYIQNHFLAESLDFIERHHKEPFFLYLPYTLPHDEYEIDHQGRFADSTHWTEPERTYAAMVERMDRDVGRVLDQLDKYGLAENTMVFFCSDNGAAQRWDGRFDSSGPLRGRKRDLYEGGIRVPMIVRFPGQIAAGSSSDLPWTFADVLPTLCAIANVKPPVNIDGSNLWGHFMGQVSEAPLYDRTLYWEFHERGFQQAVRKSNYKAIRLGPDQAWELYNLYNDPGEEENIAEKFPLITKELSGEATKEHVPSHFFPILREGVRRKVVLIGDSTVKNGSKDEDLCGWGEVLTPFFDTTKVEIINQARGGRSSKTYLKEGLWAETLAMVGEGDFVIMQFGHNDGGPIFTQKERGSLLGTGEGFQIEKLSSTDQADTVHTYGWYLRQYIRDTKAKGAIPIVCSMVPRNRWVDGAVERTADSYGGWAAQVAREEQTYFIDLNENVAAIYDTIGEEQLWKQYFKEDHTHTTCYGAELNAKSVALGLRELPYCPLATFLNLPK
- a CDS encoding glycoside hydrolase family 88 protein; amino-acid sequence: MKYLTLLLFTLLLGACRTTAKLPETDRILADLRLANSYFMEKWPDTGKRIVTNKSRASNIWTRAVYYEGLMALHRLDPQPAYYDYAVDWATFHNWDLRDGDTYTRNADNQCAGQTYIELYQIDPQPERIKSIKASIDSMMNTDKIDDWNWIDAIQMGMPIFAQLGVLYDDPAYFERMYQMYSFAKNEHGDNGLYNPADHLWWRDADFDPPYTEPNGEDAYWSRGNGWVVMALARVLELIPEDEPHRAEYVQDFKDMMAALLKVQREDGFWNVSLHDPTHFGGKETSGTAMFVYGMAWGVNNNILDRKTYVPALTKGWNAITKDALHDNGFLGYLQSTGKEPKDGQPLSYDKIPDFEDYGLGAFLLAGTEVYKLAN
- a CDS encoding TIM-barrel domain-containing protein; translated protein: MNIQAKSLTKLLLGDSIRTIFRRSYTKPFLGLITFLAISLSACTPPAEETAAVKVTIDEAGYPVVTIENAGGAPVVMQAVSATIGSIGFDRGGQQTWVTGAPETTKKEDGKTVYQWTTDSGKVSLTVEPAEGDDLLVHLAIDSKSEEHHQWLINLAASQEEYFTGIFERVVDGGQQESWKDGISTGMNLRGERVEMHLKPTVSAYAPFYISSAGYGFFAHGTWPGVFDFAQANPNSVQISFEGPALTYQLYLGKGVKEIVQQHALETGPSLVPPAWALGPWRWRDEHFNKDTYYDGTPKTAPYNTDVVEDVLMMKAYDIPCTAHWIDRPWGPGVRGFDDYDFDLDRLPEPEKMISWLNKNDVELMLWIGPFVMGEMADYAEENNYDLQSHRWKDSRQVLMDFTNPEAVAWWGENGPGKLARMGVKGFKLDRADGEKLQDSLHLLTHAGTTYRENFNDYPRQYVEATYKAVQPVLGDDFVLFPRAQYTGSAKFGSMWAGDTNGKPEGLRSAIIAMQRCAVMGYPVWGSDIGGYWGDFSQETTKRWLGLGCFSPIMETGPTNNTGFWNNPEAPVYDPELIATWRLYSKLRMKLVPYVSKLAEEARATGTPIARPLFLEYPEQKEAWEDWQTYLFGPDLLVSVVWESGKTSHRVYLPAGAQWIDAWDTTKEYEGGQYITVDAPAYKTPVFLRKGTDLELGDLNALYQESLKIAATKPDLAAMESKETW